From Microcoleus sp. bin38.metabat.b11b12b14.051:
CCGGTTTGGGCGAATGAATACGATAAGTCTATTTGGGATACTTATCAATTTAACCATCCTGACACTATTTTAAATAAAAGAGATATCATAAAAATTAATTCTGATGAAATTCCTGACTGTGTTGGGATTATTGGCGGGCCTCCGTGTCAAAGTTGGAGTGCGGCGGGCGCAAAACGCGGGATTGATGATTCTCGGGGTCAGCTTTTTTGGGAGTATATCAGAATTGTACGGGACAAGCAGCCTTTGTTCTTTTTGGCTGAGAATGTTAGCGGTATTTTGGCTCCTAGAAATAAGGATGCTTTCACTTATATATTATCGCAGTTTGAGGAAATTGGGTATCGGGTTTCGTTTCAGTTGGTGAATGCTAAAAATTTTGGTGTACCGCAAGATAGGCAAAGGGTGATTGTTGTCGGTTATCGGCAGAATCTGGGTTTTGATTTTGAGTTTCCCGAACCTGGAACCGAGGTTTTGACACTGCAAGATGCGATTTTGGATTTGCAGGATATCGCCCCTATTGCCGTTAAAGGTAAAGTAGATAATTATCACAATTCTGTCGCGAATCACGAATGTGCAGATTTGGGTTTTTCGAGCATTTATATGTCGCGAAATCGAGTTAGAAGTTGGTGTGAACCTTCGTTTACAATTCAGGCAAGTGGCAGACACGCACCTCTGCACCCTCAAGCTAGTAAAATGATTTTAGTTGGCAAAGACAAGCGAATTTTCGATCCGAATTCGCCTCAGCCTTACCGTCGGCTTTCTGTGCGAGAATGTGCGAGAGTTCAGACTTTCCCGGATGATTTTATTTTCAAGTACAAGTATATTGCTGACGGCTACAAAATGGTCGGTAATGCCGTACCTGTTAATTTGGCTAGAATGTTGGCGAAAAAGATTTATGCGGATATTTTGTGTAGGGGCGGTGCCCCGTGCCCGCCCCAGCCTTTTAGGAACAGCCTTCAATCGCCTCAACTTCAGGAATTTTACCAGAACGAAAGCGTTCTACCCGATTTTTGCTAGTCTCAAAAATAATGCGGTAGTTTTTATCAGCAGCATCTTTAGGCACAAAAGTTAGATATTTACCGTTGTAAGGTGGGCGACTGCTATAAGGATGCCTAGTTACTTGGATTTGCCCTGGATACAGAGAAATAATCTGCTCTTCAGTATCTCCAATTTTAGCCCCTTTGATTGTAGTAATCCGCTTATTGCTAAAATTATCTACTCTAGCAATGCGACCTTTTGTCACCATAAAACTAATTCCCTTTGGCCCTGTTTGCAGATCAAAGTAGGAACAGAAATACTCATCACGACCACCACCACGGTTTACTAACCTAACTCCAGCAGACCGCGATGCTTCATCAACAGTCATACCCACTCCAATCGGCCCGATTCCATCAAGCGCTAGTTTCGATCCTTCCGTTAGTTGGGCTTGACCGCTAGCTGATATTGCCCACGTAGAAACAATGACAATAGTGCCGATAAAGAAGGTCAAGAATTTTCTCAAACTATTTAATTGGGGCATAGCGATAACTCATTTTTTTTTAGTATTTGACAGAATGATTGATATTTGGTAGCATCTGTCATTTCATCTATACCAGCATATTGATTTATCTTGTAATTGGACGCAGGTCATGGACGACTCATTCTTCACCTTCCGCATCTCTTCTTGAGAAATCCGTTTCAAGGTTGTGCGATGGCGATAATAGGTTACACCACAAACACCATCAATGCCAATATCTACGCAAGGTCTTCCTCCACGTCCTTGCAATCCCCACGCCATGTTTGTTTGTACGCCATCTTCCCAGCGTAAAGTGTTTCCTCCTCCTCCCATCCAAAAGACCGATTCATAGATACAGGTTTGCTTGAGTTCTAGGCGGTCTTCCCGAAAAAACCAACAGGGAACAGGTGTTGCCTCAACTTTCCCTGCACGTCCAGGGGCTACAAAAATGCCCATTGCTAAAATGGGTGATAAAATAGCGAAAATCTTCAGGTTTCTGTTCATAATTAACATTAATTTGACTAATAATGTGTTGTGGCAGGCAATAAAAAATGTGTTCGACCCTTGCCTTAAATCATTGCTTAAGTTGTGCTTGTTGTAACATTGACCCAAAGTCGATCAATTCGATTCTCTAATCTTTGAGTCCAGTTACTTAACAAAAGCAAATGAAGAGATTACTCTTTGGAAAACTCGTTCATCAATTGGGTTAATTGTATCCTTGTAACTAAATGCAACAACAGTAATTTTGTACTTAGTATTAGGAGCAATGAAACTCGCTGTCAAAAAAGTATTTACGCCGTTTGTTGTGCTTTTTTTGACGTAAACTACTGCTTTTTGATTGGCAATGGTTGTTGGTTTGATATTTTCTAATCGCTCATCTGCACGACTAAGTTCGGGAAGCAGGCGAGTGTCAGACTTGGCTTGCTCTATGCTCACCGAGACCAATGAGGGATAACCATCACAACCTATTTGTCGATATTTTTTACAGCAAGCATTTAATTCCTGTTCGTTAGGGTTGTACAAAAGTACGTGAGTTATATTATCGCTGCGACTTGTTTCGCTAGTATAATTCGCCGGAATATCAAACACAAATCCGAAATCTGGGTTTCTAATCTTTTTGCTTTCTCTGGCTGGATTGACAAACGCTCCTCTTTTACAAACTAGACGATTTTGTGCTTGAATTGGTAAGGATTCAACTCCTAAAATAGTCAAGCAAAATATTAAGCTAATTACCGATGTTTTTTTCATATTTACCTCATTTATTTTGTTCAATTCTTCTTTTAGAACGCAGAATACGGCTGATTTGCTCGTCAGTCATAAAAGGAGCTGTTAAGCAATTAGCCCTAAAGCAACCAGTTCCCTTTTGAGTAACTCTAACTTGAGTATCATTGGCATATTGTAAACCAGAGTTCCCTTGATTCCAGAAAAACAGAATTGCTCGGCCCGATTTTACATACCGATCTCCTTGAGTAACGTCAATTTCTCCAAGTCCAGTTTCTTTGACAGGTGGGTAGCTAGATAAACCTTGTTTGAGAATGTAAGCTGTGATAACGCTAGCTCCTTGATTGAAGTAAACGTAGCCATTCCTAAACTCAGGTGGTAGGTCGTAATCAACTTGAATATAGCGACCACCGCCATTCTCTACAAATTGTTTCCAAGTTATAAGCTGAGGTTTTGGTTGTTGAGCAACTGTTTGCGATCGCCCATTTACCACATCAGAATTAGCTATAACGGCATCATAAACTAGAGATTGATTAGCGATTGCAACAGATTCAGGTTCGGTTAATGCTCCAAATCCTAAAATTGTCAAAGTTGCTACTAAACCAACAATTAATTTATTTCTCATGAACTTTTTCCTTCCTTTTTTCATTATTTTGCACTGGTAATCGGAGACTCATTAGCCATTGAAATAGCGAGGTCAATCATTGCTGATTTATCGCGTTGTGATACAACATTGCGAATGCTGTCGAATCCGCCCTTCTGAGTTGCTCGATAATCTAAACCGTCTTGCTTCCAGATTACACTCAGTGAAGGTGGAGTAGAAGCGCCTCCCGAATTTTGCACGATGAAAAGACCCTTAATTCCTTGCTTTAAAGTGATAGGTGTCCTCTCTAATACTGCCATCTCTGAGCGGATTAATTCTTGTTTATCTGATTCTGTCCAATTTTCATAACCGCGCTGTCTAATTACGTTAAGTCTTTCCAGTTCCTTCAGGGAAAGAATTGGTTTGGAACGCAAACGATTAGCGTAAGCAGAATCTTGACCGACCGCAATAACTCCCAATTGACAAGCTCTAGCCGTGCAGTTTGGCTGTGAATTTAAGAAGACGGCAAACTCTCCGGGAATAGTTGTCGCAACTTGTGAGTAAAGTGGATTGTCGCTGAGATTAACGGCTGAAGGCAAGCGCATTACCCATCCTCTAGGAAGCTGGTTTTGGATTTCTCTAAGAATTGGTCTAAACATAGGTGCTGGTTCAGCATTTGCAGATTGGGGTTTTATGAAAGCTCCAATCCCTAAGATTGCCAAGGTTGCCATTAAACTAAGAATCGAGATCCCTTTCATTTGTTTTCCTCATTAACTAAAAATCTATTTACGTTCAATACGCTGTTGAATTTGTGCTGTTTCTGGCGTTGCACGAAATGACTCACCATTAAATAAAAATATCAATTGATTGAAAGTAGGATTGGGAAGGTTAGAATCATATCTAAGCTGTAATCCAGAGGGTTTAGTAGCTAATTTTGCTTCTCTTACTCTGATAGTCAAATCTGGACGACCGTCTTTATTAATGTCCTGTGCTGTCCAGTCTTCAATCCGCATTTCATAAAATGGAGGTTTGTAAGCAGCAGTGTTAGAAATTAGGTCGATCAACTTAGTTTTTTTTGTTTCAGATGAACCAATTTGTATAGCATCTAGCCAATCATAAGATTGTCCCATTTGTGCATAGTAGCCCTGGCATACGAGTAAGTCTCCACCGTTCTTACTAGGAAATTTGAGGCAGTTATTCGATCGCAATCCCGATTCATATCGCAACGCTGACCACCCTTGACTCGAACGTCGCAGCAATACGCTACCTCCATAATTACTAGAGTGTGGCTCGCAGCCATAAAAATCAGCTAAAGCCTCGCGAGTACCAGATTGAGTAAAACTGCCATACACAACTTTTTCAAGACTAAACGGTTCTTGGCTTAAAAAACCTCTATTACTTCCCACTCCAGTAAATGAAGGACAGCCTTTGCAAGCTAATTTACCTTTGCGATCGCTATTCGCAAATATCTTATCTCTATCGCAAATGGCTTGGAGTATTGCTCTTGACTCTTGTTGAGATGGACTAACAGTATCTTTCTTTGATTCAACAGCTAGTGATTGTGTGAAAATACTTTGAGATATTACTGTTAAACTTACTATCAAACTCAGAATCGATCGCCCTTTCATATTTTCCTCTGTGTTTGCTAAAATACCTTGTTTATCCGTGAAGCGGATCTATCCGGTATGGAATCGCCCTGTCCATCTTTGTTGAGTTGAAAAGAACTATCGACCCATATCACCTATTGCCTGGTTTACAGTTTGGGTTGTTCTTTGTGGGAGATACCCCATTTCCACTTCGTAGCTGCGTGTACCTAGAAGATTCACACACCACCACATTTCGCTCTGGATTTGCAGCAGCAATGCGAAGGTCTACTAAATATGTGATTACACTAACGCCCAAACCATTTCCATTTCGGATACTTACATAGAAAAAACCATTGGTTTTGTTGTCTTTTTTAACGTCGTCGATGAATTGGTACTGAGAAGTATTAATATTTACTACTTTGACATTAACAAATCTTGGTTGGGATAGCTTTAATTTTCCAGCACCGTCTGGCGCTCTAACTCTAGTTAGCCAATAACTTTGATTCCCAACTTTGAAATCTAAAATTGATTCGACATCGTAACCTGCAAATAACATTTGACTGCCATCCCATAAAAAAACACCATCAATCGGTCTATCAATCTGGGTATCACTGTTCTGAGTAGATCGTTGGATAGCTTCTTTAAATGGACTTTGTAACATAACTTCTCTGGGAACTCGTAACACCTTTTCACCTGTGCTGAGTCTTCCAATCTCAAATGGTTTAAATTGATTGATGTTCTGAGCTACTTGAGAGGTTCTCTCTTCTTGCTTGGGCTGAGGTTGTGCACATATTGGTGCATAGCTGACAGTCAAGACGGTCAAGGTTGTCATTAGACTAAGAATCGATCGCGCTTTCATGATTTTTCCTCTCATTTTTTAGTTAATTGGTTCAGCAAGCTTAATCTATCGTTGGTCTGGCAAATAAGCGGTACAGCCAGCCGCATTAAACTTTTGAATAATCTCCTGCTTTGCCCAATCAGGCAAGAGAGTTATATTGATTCCAGGGATATATGTAAGACTAGGAGCTTTCAATGAACCTGTCAAAACATAACCATAAACTCTTGCTTGGTCTGGGTGAACATATGTATCTCCCAAATAATCTCCTTTTATGATAAATACATGATTGTTACTGGTACGGATTGTTCCATTAGATACGGAACCAACTGTAAATAATACACCGTAAGATTCTGCTGTATTTCCCCTTTCACCAGTAAGAAAAGTATCAATGATACAAACGCGACCTTTGGTATTTGAAGGATAAATGAATTTCCCTTCTTCTAATGCCCTATATGCACCCAAAAAAGGTGCTACACCTGGATCTGCTTTCGACCAAGCAGCTCTGAGAGTTCTCAACTGGTCAATTTCTGAAGTATTTTTTCGTGAAATCGAGCCCGAAGATTGAATTTGCTTTTCAAAATCTAGTTTCAGTTTCCTAAGTTCCACATCTGTGGGATATCGCAAAGATTCTGCAAATACTGCTAAGGAACCAGTCGCCAAAATTGCGAAGCTGACTATTAAACTAACAATCGATCGTCCTTTCATCATTTCTCCTATTCTTCGATCCAATTATCTCACAAAAGCAAATGATGAAATTACTATGTCAAACACTTTCTCTTCAACAGAACCACTAATGTTTTCTCCTGGGGCGTTAATAATAGAAATAGTAATCTTGTTTCGCCGATCAGGGGTAAGAAAGCTAGCTTGCAAATAAGTATCTGCCCTATCTATCTCTCCAACTATACTATACTTAGTCATAGAGACGAAAGCTTTTTGCTTAGCAATAGTTATTTCTCTAATATTTTCTACTCTCAAAGTAGTTTCATTTAGTTCAGGAATGAGACGAGTTGCAGGTGTGGCTGGTTCTACTGTCACCAACACAGGTACAGCTCCATGACCGTAACCACGCAGCCGATTTCTTTTCCCGCATTCTAATAATTTTGTATCAGCAGGATTGTACGAAATTATCGATAAACGATTCCCATCCTGCCTCTTTTCAGTTCGATAGTTAGTGGGAATGTTGAAGGAAAACTGAAATTTATCCTCTCTAATCTTTCTGGTTTCTTTAGCAGGAGCAACACTCTTGCCTCTTTCACATTGCTCTTGTCTCTGAGCCATTATTGACTCGCTCGGCGATGCCGCTGCCAACCCCATGCTGTGCTTTAATTCTGCCAAACATCCAACACCTAAAACTGTCAAAGTCACGGTGGCAATCACAAACTCTTTTGTTCTTTTTATCATCTTTTTATCTAGTGTACAATTGATATCTCAAATACGAACTATTTGCCACATTATGAACAACCTTCTATGTACTCAACTTGAGGAAGCTGACCCGACCTGAAACTTGTTACCCGATTGTTTTTTGTCTCAAATATTAAACGGTATTGGCTATCTCCTTTATCTTGCGGAACAAAAATTAAATTATTACCACGACCACCGAGCGGATTTTTGATGATTCTAATTTGTCTCGGATACGCCTTAATAATTTGCTCTTCAGTATCACCCACTTTTATTCCTTTAATAGTAGTGATTTGTTGATTGCTAATATCTACTCTGACAATGCGACTTTTTGTTACCATAAAGTTAATGCCTTGTGGCTGTCCTTGTAGCTTAAAATAGGAACAAAACTCTTCATTTGGAGGTGCATAGCTTTTTACTAATCTAACCCCAGCCGCCCGCGATGCTTCATCAACCGTCATTCCGACTCGTATCGGCCCGATTCCATCTAGCGCTAGTTTCGATCGTTCTGTGAGTTGCACTTGAGCATTGACTGATATTGCCCACATAGAAACAATTACTGTTGTGGCAATGAATAAAGTGAATAATTTGGTGAAACTGTTTATTTTTGGCATTGAGTGATATTCCTCGTTTATCTTTGTAAATATTTTTCTAATTCACCAGTACGCTGTTTGGTCATGCGTTCCCTGCATTCATTAAGAAAACCTCGATAACCCGTGCCCATGCGACTTCCATAAACTTCAAAATGGCAGTTATTTTCTTTCAACTGAATCCATCCTTTTTGTGCTTCGGAAAGTAGCGATCGCTCTTCGCGACTCAATTTGGAAATTAGTTGTTGGTAAACCTCATTTAGCCGTCGATCGGCTGCTTCATACCTTAACCTTATGCACTCCTTAATCTCTAGGTTATTTTGATGAGGATTGTTACAATTAGGCTGTCGTTGAGCATTGACTGATGTTGCCCAGGTAGAAATAATGACTGCTGTGGCGATGAATAAGGTGAATAATTTGGTGAAACTGTTTAACTTTGGCATTGATTGTTCTGGTTTAGTTTTGTAAGTATTTCTCTAGTTCTGCTGTACGTTGTTGGGTAAGTGTTTCCAAACAGCTATTGAGATAAGTTGGATAAAGACTACCTCTTTCATCTATCCTATTTGTTGAGAGAACTTTGTTTTTACAAGTTGGATCGCGCCGCTGAATCCATGCTAGTTGTTCGTCGATTAGTGTTTCTCGATCGCGACGGTTGAGTTTTGATATTACTTGCTTGTAGACTTCATTGAGCCGGCGATCTGCTTGTTTATAAGTAGCAGCAGCACAATTGCTGATATCAGCTTGAGTTTTAAGATTTTGGCAAACAGCGGGTTCGGGAACGGTAGCAAGTTCCCAGAGGCTACGGCATTTGTATTCTGATAAGTCTTCTAGCCCTCTTGCTCGTACCCAGCCTCGTCTGGGATTTGATGTGCCTGGTGGGGACTGATTGCGACCGCGACTGCCATCAACTATAAAATTAACTCCTTCATATTGAGAAACAAATAGCAAATTTCCTTCTTGTTTATCGACAAAAGCTGTATCTTGATAGGTCATCGAAAAAAATGCTTGCTTTAATGTTTTGTCGGTGTAAATGGGGGAAAAACCATTGCCACCAAAACTCACACATTTAGTTAGCTTTTGCGAACTCTCCTGGGCAAAGACTGAGGCTGAAGCAATAGCAAAAGCTGCTAAACTAACCGCTACATTAAAAATTAATTGTGTTTTCATAAAACTCTTCCCTCAGTTTCTTCTGATTTGTTCAGTAAACTTAATCTATGGCAATTACTTTCATACTTGCCTTATTTTGTTGTTCCAATCCGTTTTTCTGAATGCAGAATGCGACTGATTTGCTCGTTGGTCATAGAAGGAGCTTCTAAACAAGTAAGTCTTAAGCATCCCCAACCAGGGGTTCGCAAAAATCTAACTTCAGTATCTTTTCCATAAGTTTGATAAGAACTGGCACCACCTCCCCAGTTAAACCTAACTGCTTTGCCAGATTTTACATACCTCTCTGCCAGAGCGGAATCAATTTCTGACACTGTATTAACCCTTCTAGGTGGATAGTTAGATAAGCCTTGCTTGAGAATATAACCCATAGTATTGTCGCCCCCTGCATTGATATAAATATATCCATTTCTAAACTCACTAGGTAGGTCATAATCAACTTGGACGAAACGTTGACCACCTTGTTCTATAAATTGTTTCCAAGTTATAAGCTGAGGTTTTGGTTGTTGAGCAATCTGATAAAACGATCGCCCCTCCAATATCTGTGGGTTCGCCCTGGGCGATCGCCCGATCGCCAAAACTGATACTGAAGTAATGCTCAACACAGTCAAACTCGCCGCTACACTAAAAATCGATCGCCCTTTCATACTTTTTCCTCTTTGTTTATTCAAATGCCCTACTAGGCGAACTCTGGGCTTTGCTGCACCGCAACTGCTGCAACACCCAGAACGCTCTATGTATCTATCTGCCTTGACCCGCTACTTTTATGCAAAATATCGAGTATTGTTACAAAAGTTTACATAAAGTAGCTAAAGCTGCTGTGAGTTGAGGAGGGTTCAGCTTCTGAAAATATCAAACTCACTGAATTATTAGAGTTGAAGTGGCAGGCAATATTCTGCGTCAGTAGCAAGGGTGCAACGAACTGACAGCTTTCCGAATTTGCAACCACTCTGACGCTAGTCTCGTTTCTGAGGGTTGTATTCTGCGGTAGACCAATTCTGGATGGCGGGTGTAGAATACGGCATCTGCTACTTTATTCAATACGGGGCTGGATAAAGGAGACGCATTCCTTGCCAAACCCGAACTGTCATAGGAAGAAAGCCGCCACTCATAATTATTATTCAGGTTTCTACCGCAGTCCATCTCGTACATCAAGCTATCCTGGCTCACCACTTTTTTGATAGCCGCCCATTCCTTGATGTACTGGGTTTCGTCAGAGCGGATTTTACGACGGTTCAGTCGTGGGTATAGGTTATAGAAAATAAAGTCTGTCAATTCATCGATCGCCTTTTCGGGAGCTTGGCTAACTGCAATTTTCACAGGAACAGCAGCAGGATGGGTGATGGGTTGTGCGATCACTGTTATAAGCTGAGGTTTTGGTTGTTCAGCAATCTGATGAAACGATCGCCCTTCCAATATCTGTGGGTTCGCCCTGGGCGATCGCCCTTGCGCCAAAACTGATACTGAAGTAACGCTCAACACAGTCAAACCCACCGCTACACCAAAAATCGATCGCCTTTTCACACTTTTTCCTCTCTGTTTACTTAAATACCCTACTAGACGAACTCTCAGCGCTACTGCACCGCAACTGCTGCAACACCCTGAACCCTCCACCTACCTATCAGCCACAGCCCGCTACTTTTATGCAAAACATCGAGTATTGTTACAAAAGTTTACATAAAGTAGCTAAGTCAGGGCTAATCCGGGCGATCGCTTGCTGGGTTATGTCGATCGCTGTGAGTTGAGGAGGGTTCAGCTCCTGAAAATATCAAACTCACAGAATTATTAGAATTGAAATGGCAGGCAATATTCCGTGTCAGTAGCAAGGATGCAACGAACTGATAGCCCGCCGAATCCCCGACCATTCCGACGCTAGCCTCATTTCAGAGGGCTGTATTCTGCGGTAGACCAATTCTGGATGGCGGGTGTAGAAGATTGCATCTGCTACTTTGTCGAGCACGGGACTGGATAAAGCCGACGCATCTCTTCCGGGGCCTTGACCATCGTACTTAGACAGCAGCCACTCGTAATTAGTCGAGTTTCTACCACAGACATCTTGGTACACCAAACTATCCTGGCTCACTACTTTTTTGATAGCCGCCCATTCCTTGATGTATTGCCTTTCATCTGAGCGGATTTTGCGGCGGTTCAGTCCTGGGTAGAGGTTGTAGAAAATAAAGTCTGTTAATTCATCGATCGCCTTTTCGGGAGCTTGGCTAACTGCAACCTGCACTGGAACAGCAGCGGGATGGGTGATGGGTTGTGCGATCGCCGAACTGGAAAAAAGAGGAGCGGCGATTAATCCCAATATCAAATAGTTCATTGCATACCAGATTACAAGAGTTTGGAGTTGAAGGAATTAGTAGATAATGTTATTTACTGCACCCAATCGAAGCATTTTAACTAAGTATCAACAAATAGATGAGAATTTTAACTAGAAA
This genomic window contains:
- a CDS encoding DNA cytosine methyltransferase, with product MGLDIISLFSGCGGLDLGFRLAGFNPVWANEYDKSIWDTYQFNHPDTILNKRDIIKINSDEIPDCVGIIGGPPCQSWSAAGAKRGIDDSRGQLFWEYIRIVRDKQPLFFLAENVSGILAPRNKDAFTYILSQFEEIGYRVSFQLVNAKNFGVPQDRQRVIVVGYRQNLGFDFEFPEPGTEVLTLQDAILDLQDIAPIAVKGKVDNYHNSVANHECADLGFSSIYMSRNRVRSWCEPSFTIQASGRHAPLHPQASKMILVGKDKRIFDPNSPQPYRRLSVRECARVQTFPDDFIFKYKYIADGYKMVGNAVPVNLARMLAKKIYADILCRGGAPCPPQPFRNSLQSPQLQEFYQNESVLPDFC
- a CDS encoding lysozyme inhibitor LprI family protein, yielding MPKLNSFTKLFTLFIATAVIISTWATSVNAQRQPNCNNPHQNNLEIKECIRLRYEAADRRLNEVYQQLISKLSREERSLLSEAQKGWIQLKENNCHFEVYGSRMGTGYRGFLNECRERMTKQRTGELEKYLQR
- a CDS encoding lysozyme inhibitor LprI family protein, producing MKTQLIFNVAVSLAAFAIASASVFAQESSQKLTKCVSFGGNGFSPIYTDKTLKQAFFSMTYQDTAFVDKQEGNLLFVSQYEGVNFIVDGSRGRNQSPPGTSNPRRGWVRARGLEDLSEYKCRSLWELATVPEPAVCQNLKTQADISNCAAATYKQADRRLNEVYKQVISKLNRRDRETLIDEQLAWIQRRDPTCKNKVLSTNRIDERGSLYPTYLNSCLETLTQQRTAELEKYLQN